In Cryptomeria japonica chromosome 10, Sugi_1.0, whole genome shotgun sequence, a genomic segment contains:
- the LOC131859530 gene encoding uncharacterized protein LOC131859530 has protein sequence MEMAGSMRKWVSENKITSVGALWSSSLGASLAYNFSKPSMKTSLKLIHARIHAQGITLAALSVAALLHLYEQNAQEKLKQNHGIA, from the exons ATGGAGATGGCAGGTTCCATGAGGAAATGGGTATCTGAGAATAAAATCACCTCAGTAGGGGCACTGTGGAGTTCAAGTTTAGGGGCTTCTCTTGCTTATAACTTCTCAAAACCCTCCATGAAAACCAGTCTCAAGCTTATACATGCCAG GATACACGCACAGGGTATTACTCTGGCAGCACTCTCTGTAGCTGCTCTTCTTCATTTGTATGAACAGAATGCCCAGGAAAAGCTCAAGCAAAATCACGGCATTGCTTAG